A portion of the Lolium rigidum isolate FL_2022 chromosome 1, APGP_CSIRO_Lrig_0.1, whole genome shotgun sequence genome contains these proteins:
- the LOC124661056 gene encoding UPF0496 protein At1g20180-like translates to MEMPVGVQDGLNIEEKYVNMLRTESNMRFLTNKEEIEALQQDIILPMLHNMLQNIKSTEIELAMAGYFDASAEASEICKQLLRNIKNTQSNYQSMDSFLASILGCTTATSSTSLGIERFPVRSNPFSTTTRSNFRQVHDKYSSVLQTIKSSHKKVAKDLKIVKTIKKISRTCLIMACGVVAISSAAHLMLFSLLVGSAIMGLCPMALKKRITRLKRSKTKSLQQLQEQLDTAAKGTYVLGRDFDTVSHLAVRLSDSIERENSMAMYCKGMVGEKIPVHEMVMELRRSCCNSRRLAEELEEHVGIFLATINRARVLVIEEMSKQV, encoded by the coding sequence ATGGAAATGCCTGTGGGCGTGCAAGATGGCCTGAACATAGAGGAAAAGTATGTCAACATGCTGCGCACAGAGTCTAACATGCGCTTTTTAACAAACAAGGAAGAAATTGAAGCCCTTCAGCAAGATATCATCCTTCCAATGCTTCACAACATGCTGCAGAATATAAAATCTACCGAGATTGAGCTCGCGATGGCTGGTTACTTTGATGCCAGTGCTGAGGCTTCAGAGATCTGCAAGCAGCTACTGAGGAACATCAAGAACACCCAAAGCAACTACCAATCAATGGACAGCTTCCTAGCAAGCATTTTGGGATGTACTACTGCCACTAGTAGTACTTCCCTTGGAATAGAAAGGTTCCCTGTTAGAAGCAACCCTTTCAGCACCACCACCAGAAGCAATTTCAGACAGGTTCATGACAAGTACTCCTCTGTGCTCCAGACCATCAAATCAAGCCACAAGAAAGTGGCAAAGGATCTCAAGATAGTGAAAACAATCAAGAAGATTTCAAGGACTTGCCTTATCATGGCCTGTGGTGTGGTTGCCATCAGCTCAGCAGCACACCTAATGTTATTTAGCCTTCTTGTTGGGTCTGCAATCATGGGGCTCTGTCCCATGGCACTCAAGAAGAGGATCACAAGGCTGAAACGCTCCAAGACAAAGTCTTTGCAGCAGTTGCAAGAACAACTCGATACTGCTGCGAAGGGCACATACGTTCTTGGTAGGGACTTCGACACGGTGAGCCACCTCGCGGTGCGCCTCTCTGACAGTATTGAGCGGGAGAATTCAATGGCAATGTATTGCAAGGGGATGGTGGGTGAGAAGATTCCAGTGCATGAGATGGTGATGGAGCTGAGGAGGAGTTGTTGTAACTCTAGGAGACTGGCCGAAGAGCTAGAAGAGCATGTGGGCATTTTCCTTGCTACAATCAATAGGGCTAGAGTTTTGGTGATCGAAGAGATGTCCAAGCAAGTATGA